AGACGGCTCCGGTATCAGCCGAGACCACTCCGTACAAGATGATCAGGACATCGAACATCCGAAACGGCGAGGTGGACCTGACCAACACCTTCTCCGTGGAGAAGGAGGTCTTCACCGAGTGGAACCGACGTGGCACACCTCGATCCGGTGACATTCTTTTCACCCGTGAGGCCCCATTGGGTCAGGTTGGAATGCTGCGCAGCGATGAAAAGGTCTTCCTCGGACAGCGTATTATGCTCTATCGGGCGAATGAATCGCGTATCAGGAAGGAACTCCTTCTCTTCAACTTCCTGGGTTCTCACATGAATCGCCAGCTACGTACGCTCGGGGCCGGGTCACTTCATGAGCACATGCGTGTCGGTGACGGCCTCAAGCTTCTGGTCTTCTGTCCGCCGCTGGGTCAGCAGGATGCGCTGGTCATGCAGATTCAGGAAGGCAGGGATGCCAGCCTCCGACTCTTTGACCTGGCGCAGAAACAGCTAGCCCTGCTCAGCGAGCGCCGTCAAGCCCTCATCGTCGCCGCCGTAACCGGCCAGTTTGACGTAACCACCGCTAGCGGCCGCAACGTAACCGAAGGAGTCACCGTATGAGCCCCGTGCACAACGAGTCCTCCTTCGGGTCGGCCATCGTCGCCGCGCTGTGCGAGCGAGGTTGGCGGGAGGCGAACCCTGAGGACTACCGACCCGACCTTGGGCTCGACACCAACGAACTGTTCACCTTCATCGGCGCCACGCAGCCCGACGAGTGGAACGAACTGCTCACCGTCTACGGCGGCAACCCCAACGAGGCGCAGCGCGGCTTCGCTCAGCGGCTTGACCGGGCCATCGCCGATGACGGGCTGCTGCACGTCCTCCGCAGCGGCGTCAAGGACCGCGGTGTGCGCCTCCGCGTCGCCTACTTCAAGCCCAACCTCATCTCCGCCGACTCCGTCCTCGACGGATACCGGGCCAACCGTCTCACCGTCGTCCGGGAACTCCCCTACGCCACCAAGCAGGCCGACTGGGGTCACCGGCTCGACCTGACCCTGTTCCTCAACGGCATCCCGGTCGCCACGGCCGAGTTGAAGAACCCACTGACTGGGCAAGGGGTCGAGCAGGCCAAGGAGCAGTACCGGACCGACCGCGACCCGACCGAGCTGATCTTCACGCGGCGCGTCATCGCCAACTTCGCCGTCGACCCGGACCTGGTCTTCGTCACCACGCAACTGCGCGGCAAGAGCACCCAGTTCCTGCCGTTCAACACCGGCTCGAACGGCCCCGGCCAGCCCGGCGGAGCCGGGAACCCTGCGCCCACGGCCCACGGCACGTACGCCACCTCCTACCTGTGGGAACAGGTCTGGCAGCGGGACAACTGGCTCGACCTGCTCCAGCGTTTCGTGCACCAGCAGAAACACAAGACGCCCGGCGGTGGCACCACCAAGTCGACGATCTTCCCCCGCTTCCACCAGTGGGACGTGGTCCGGAAGCTCACCGCGCACGCGTCCGTACACGGCGCCGGCCAGAACTACCTGGTGATGGCCTCCGCCGGCTCCGGCAAGTCGAATACCATCGGCTGGCTGGCCCACCGCCTCAGCGACCTGCACGCCCGCACGGATCCGCACTCCCTCCGGCCCGACGCCCTCGCCGACGGCCGCATCAAGCCCGGCGAGCCCGTCTTCGACAAGGTCATCGTCATCACCGACCGCCGCGCGCTGGACGCCCAGCTCTCGGCGACGGTCGGCAGCTTCTCGCAGACGGACGGCCTGGTCGTGAAGGTCGACGAGAAGCACGGGGCGAAGAGCGAGCAGCTCGCCCGCGCCCTCTCCCGGGACACCGGGAAGATCGTCACGGTCACCCTGCACTCGTTCCCGGCCCTGCTGGACTACATCAAGCGCAACCCGACCGAGATCAAGGGCAGCCGCTTCGCGATCATCGTCGACGAGGCTCACTCCTCCCAGTCCGGCGACGCCGCCACCGCCGTGAAGTCCGCCTTGCGCGACCTCGGCCTGGACGCCGACTCGGACGACGAGGGCGCGACCACGGTCACCCTGGACGACCAGCTGAAGGCCAAGGCGGTGGCACGCTCCCGGGCCGGCAACCTCTCCTACTTCGCCTTCACCGCCACCCCCAAGTCCAAGACGCTCGAACTCTTCGGCACGGAAGACGTGGAGAACGGCAAGACCGTCTACCGGCCCTTCCACACCTACTCCATGCGCCAGGCCATCGAGGAGGGCTTCATCCTCGACCCACTGCGCAACTACGTCACCTACGACACCTACTGGAAGCTCGCGAACCTCAACCACGACGAGAAGGAGGTCGACCCCTCCAAGGCCAACAGCCTGCTCGCCCGGTTCGCGCTCATGCACGAGCACACGGTGTCCCAGCACGCCCAGGTGATCGTCGAGCACTTCGTCCACCACACCCGCGGCCGGCTCGGCGGACGCGCGAAGGCCATGGTGGTCACGGCCTCCCGCCTCTCCGCCGTGCAGATGGGCCGCGCCATCCGCAGTTACATCGCCGACCGCGACTACGACACCAAGTACCCGGACGTCGGTGTCCTGGTCGCCTTCTCCGGGACCCTCACCATCGACGGTGAGGAGACCACCGAGAGCAAGGAGAACGGCGGTCTCTCGGAGAGCGCGCTGCCGAAGGCGTTCGGCTACACCCGCGCCGACGACAAGGCCGCGAAGGCGGGCGGCAAGGGACGGCAGCAGGAGTACCGGATCCTGGTCGTCGCCGAGAAGTACCAGACCGGCTTCGACCAGCCGCTCCTCACGACGATGTACGTCAACAAGACGCTGACCGGCATCGCCGCCGTGCAGACCCTCTCGCGCCTCAACCGCACCGCTGAACGCAAGTCCCAGGCCGACCTCGCCGTCCTGGACTTCGTCAACGACGCCGAGGACATCAGGGAAGCGTTCCGCCCGTACTTCGAGGAGGCGCAGACCCTGCCCTCCGACCCGAACCTCCTGTACTCGGCCCAGAGCCGCGTCATGTCCGCACCGATCATCTCGGAGCAGGACATGGACGAGTTCGTCGCCGCGTACTTCGAGGCGCAGGAGAAGGCGGGCGGCTCGCAGTCCAAGTGGGAGAAGCTGCACGCCGAGTTGTACCGGCTCCTGTCCCCCGCCGTCACCCGCGTCACCCACCTCCTGGAGAGCGACGAAGAGGACGACGTCGAAGCCGCCGAGGACTTCCGGGCCAACCTCAACGACTACGTCCGCAAGTACGGCTTCCTCGCGCAGATCGTGCCCTACCAGGACGCCGAGTTGGAGCGCCTGTACCTCTACGGCCGCTACCTGCTCAACCGGCTCCCCCGCCTCGCGGACGGCGGAGTGGACATAGGTGAGGTGGACCTGAGCCACCTGCGCGTCGAGAAGACCGGCGAGTACGACGTGTCCCTCAACCCGGAGGGCCCCGCCGAGCTCAAGGGCTTCGGGGACGGGGCGGGCGGCGCGAAGGACTCCGAGAAGTCCCTGCTGTCCGAGCTGATCGAGAAGTTCAACGCCAAGTTCGGCACGGAGTTCACCGAGGAGGACGTCCTCCCGGCCTTCAACGCCACCAAGAAGGACCCGAAGGTCCGGGCCGCCGCCCTCGTCAACGACGAGGAGAACTTCGGCATCGTCTTCGACAAGAAGTTCGAGGAGAACATGATGGATCATGTCTCCACCATCGACAGCCTCGGTAAGCGGTACTTCGGCACGGACCGTGACTTCAAGTCCAACCTCGACCGCAGCGCCCGCCGCGCGGCCTGGCGGATGATCCGCCGGGAGGAGGGGCTGGAGGATATCTGACATGCTCGGGGCTCGGAGCGACGCGCGCACCGAGCCCCAGCAGTTTCAGTCAGTTCAGCGTCGTGCGGTCATCCGCACAAAGTCGGCCCATGCGTCGGCCCCGAAGGACAGTCTGGCTTCCGTCGGTCGCTTGGAGTCACGTACCCAGATGGCTCCGCTCGTCTCGGCAACCTCGATGCACTCGCCGCCCTCCGCGCCGCTGTAGCTGCTCTTGCGCCACGACTCACCCGTGTTCATAGCTCTCCCAGCACCTTCTCTACGAATCCCAGGGACTCTCGCGGAGTGAGAGCCTGACTTCGGATGATCCCATAACGTGCTGAGATGGACCGTACTTCGTCCCGGTCGCTGACCAGGATGCTGCGTCCTTGTACTTCCAGGTACGCGATCTGGTCACCCCGCCTCGGGGTGATCAACGTGAAGGGGCCGTCCACGCCGGCGTTGTCCTCGCGGTCGTTCGGCATGACCTGGATCTCCACGTTGCGTTTCTGCCCGGTCAGTAGGACGTTTTCGAGGACACCGCGCAGAACCGGCGTACCGCCGAAGGGTTTACGGAGCACGGCCTCTTCGATGACAAAGCTCATGAGAGGTGCTGGCCAGCGGCTCAAGATCTCTTGGCGTGACAGCCTCGCTGCGACTCGCTGTTCCATTGTGTCTTCGTCCAGTAGCGGTCGCCGCATGGCGAGGAGAGCACGCGTGTACTCCTCGGTCTGCAGAAGCCCGGGGATCGCCTGTACCGCGTACAGGAAGAGTTCGTGCGCATCGGCCTCCAACCTCGCCGCGTCCCGGAAGAACACCGGATACTGAGCCCGCCCCACCTCCTCCTTCAACGCCGTGAGCAACCCTCCCGCCCCCAGCACCTCATCCGCCCGCTCAATGAACCGGGCCTGCGGGATCCGCCTCCCCTGCTCGATCGACGCCACGGTGTCCGCCGAGTAGCCGACCCGCTTGCCGAACTCCGCCCGGTCCATCCCCGCCCGGACCCGCAGCAGCTTCAACTGCCGCCCGAACGCGGTCACCACGCCCGTGCCCGGCTCGTCCTCCGGCCGCTTCTGCCGCTGCTCCGCTTCCATGTCCCTCACGGTCACCGCCCTGCCCACCTCTTGCCGCACCTCGCCGGACACAGGGGTCGAGCCCGCCCCGATGGGTTAACGCCGTGGCATCACCACAGGTCACGCCACGCCCAGGGGCCGACGCGCCGCCCGCCGTGCCCGCGGTGGCCAGGCTTGGTGAGCACCGCTTCCGGCACAGACTGCTGCGCGCGCCGCGCAGACGGGCGGCAACATGAGCTCTCCCTTTCGCGCCCTTTCGCGGCGGGCCCTGTCCCGTCACACTGGGGGCGCTCGGCACCGGTTCGGCCCCTGCTCTCGGGCGGGAAAGGCACTGCTTGGGGGGAGCAAGTTTCGTGGTGGCACCCAACGATCCGTCCGACGACGAGGTGCGTGCGGCGCTCAGCGCCTTCCTGGCACGCGGCCGGAGCAGGCGTCTTGGCGCGGCCCCTGCGGATTTCCACCTCACCCGCCTGCACCTGCTTGAAGGCACCGTCACCCGGCGCGTCGAGCAACGCACCGAGGGGACACAGCACGAGCCCGGCGCCGTCGACCTCTCGGAGCGACCGGTGTACGACGTGCTGGAAAACTACAAGCTGAGCCCGCACGAGAAGCCCGGAGACCGGCCGCTCGACCTGGTCAAGCGCGGCACGGTGCATCTCCGGTCCTGTGACTGCGGCAACGGCCGGCGCCGGTGTGCCGACTGCAACGGCATGAAGTACCGCCCGTGCGAGCCCGCCCGCGTATGCACCGTGTGCCAGGGGGTCACCGCATGCACGCAAACCCTCAAGCACGGCGGTCTGCCCAGCACCCCGCCCAGGCCCCCCAGGCCGGGCCGGGCCGACCGACCCGACGAACGGGTGAACTGCGAGGCCTGCCAGACACCCGACAGCGCGTGTCCCGGGTGCCGGGGCTGGGGGAAGGTCAGGTGTCACGAGTGCCAGGCGAGTGGGCGCATCCCCTGCGTACCGTGCAACGGGGCAGGCACCGTCGAGTGCGCCACCTGCCGTGGACACGGGAACCTGACGTCCTGGACGGCAGGACGGATCAAGTGGCCCTCACAGACCGAGAGAGTGTCACCCCCTGTCCCACGGCCCCGGCAAGTGGCCTCGGGACTGGGCTCGGGCGGCTGGCACACGGACCGGCTCGGCATTCAGGATCCGCTTCCCGACGACCTCTCCCCTGACCATCGCTCGGCCCTCGAACCGCACCTGCGCCTACGGAAGGGCGAGAAGGAGCGAGAGGTCGTGATCAAGCGGCTCACGGTCGTCAAGGCGACGCCGCC
The DNA window shown above is from Streptomyces akebiae and carries:
- a CDS encoding type I restriction endonuclease subunit R; this encodes MSPVHNESSFGSAIVAALCERGWREANPEDYRPDLGLDTNELFTFIGATQPDEWNELLTVYGGNPNEAQRGFAQRLDRAIADDGLLHVLRSGVKDRGVRLRVAYFKPNLISADSVLDGYRANRLTVVRELPYATKQADWGHRLDLTLFLNGIPVATAELKNPLTGQGVEQAKEQYRTDRDPTELIFTRRVIANFAVDPDLVFVTTQLRGKSTQFLPFNTGSNGPGQPGGAGNPAPTAHGTYATSYLWEQVWQRDNWLDLLQRFVHQQKHKTPGGGTTKSTIFPRFHQWDVVRKLTAHASVHGAGQNYLVMASAGSGKSNTIGWLAHRLSDLHARTDPHSLRPDALADGRIKPGEPVFDKVIVITDRRALDAQLSATVGSFSQTDGLVVKVDEKHGAKSEQLARALSRDTGKIVTVTLHSFPALLDYIKRNPTEIKGSRFAIIVDEAHSSQSGDAATAVKSALRDLGLDADSDDEGATTVTLDDQLKAKAVARSRAGNLSYFAFTATPKSKTLELFGTEDVENGKTVYRPFHTYSMRQAIEEGFILDPLRNYVTYDTYWKLANLNHDEKEVDPSKANSLLARFALMHEHTVSQHAQVIVEHFVHHTRGRLGGRAKAMVVTASRLSAVQMGRAIRSYIADRDYDTKYPDVGVLVAFSGTLTIDGEETTESKENGGLSESALPKAFGYTRADDKAAKAGGKGRQQEYRILVVAEKYQTGFDQPLLTTMYVNKTLTGIAAVQTLSRLNRTAERKSQADLAVLDFVNDAEDIREAFRPYFEEAQTLPSDPNLLYSAQSRVMSAPIISEQDMDEFVAAYFEAQEKAGGSQSKWEKLHAELYRLLSPAVTRVTHLLESDEEDDVEAAEDFRANLNDYVRKYGFLAQIVPYQDAELERLYLYGRYLLNRLPRLADGGVDIGEVDLSHLRVEKTGEYDVSLNPEGPAELKGFGDGAGGAKDSEKSLLSELIEKFNAKFGTEFTEEDVLPAFNATKKDPKVRAAALVNDEENFGIVFDKKFEENMMDHVSTIDSLGKRYFGTDRDFKSNLDRSARRAAWRMIRREEGLEDI
- a CDS encoding DUF397 domain-containing protein: MNTGESWRKSSYSGAEGGECIEVAETSGAIWVRDSKRPTEARLSFGADAWADFVRMTARR
- a CDS encoding helix-turn-helix domain-containing protein, whose translation is MEAEQRQKRPEDEPGTGVVTAFGRQLKLLRVRAGMDRAEFGKRVGYSADTVASIEQGRRIPQARFIERADEVLGAGGLLTALKEEVGRAQYPVFFRDAARLEADAHELFLYAVQAIPGLLQTEEYTRALLAMRRPLLDEDTMEQRVAARLSRQEILSRWPAPLMSFVIEEAVLRKPFGGTPVLRGVLENVLLTGQKRNVEIQVMPNDREDNAGVDGPFTLITPRRGDQIAYLEVQGRSILVSDRDEVRSISARYGIIRSQALTPRESLGFVEKVLGEL